The following proteins are co-located in the Microbacterium profundi genome:
- the pgl gene encoding 6-phosphogluconolactonase, with the protein MQASSAEKLVVVEPTPSALADRVAQAFLTRVKARTKNGRTAHIALTGGSMGSTVLRAVAAHPKVNRIDWSLVHFWWGDERFVARDDQDRNALQSREALLDHITVPAENIHEVAGADSGLSLDEAAAAYAAELARFGGQEHAWPSFAVCFLGVGPDGHIASLFPDRSEVTETDAAVLPVRDSPKPPPERVTLTRPVINSSKRVWLVLTGADKASALGLALAGASYTNVPAAGAKGRKRTIFFVDQAAASEVSEDLIEQVY; encoded by the coding sequence ATGCAGGCATCATCCGCCGAGAAGCTGGTCGTCGTCGAGCCGACGCCGTCCGCTCTCGCCGACCGGGTCGCGCAGGCGTTCCTCACACGGGTGAAGGCCAGGACGAAGAACGGCCGGACCGCGCACATCGCTCTCACCGGCGGATCGATGGGCAGCACGGTTCTTCGCGCCGTCGCCGCTCATCCCAAGGTGAACCGCATCGACTGGTCGCTGGTGCACTTCTGGTGGGGTGACGAACGATTCGTCGCTCGCGACGATCAGGATCGGAACGCCCTGCAGTCGCGTGAGGCGCTGCTGGATCACATCACTGTGCCTGCGGAGAACATCCATGAGGTCGCCGGCGCCGACAGCGGCCTCTCACTAGATGAGGCCGCAGCGGCGTACGCCGCGGAGCTCGCGAGGTTCGGTGGCCAAGAGCATGCCTGGCCGTCGTTCGCGGTGTGCTTCCTCGGTGTCGGTCCAGATGGTCACATCGCCTCGCTGTTCCCGGATCGCTCCGAGGTCACCGAGACGGATGCTGCGGTGCTGCCCGTTCGCGACTCTCCGAAGCCGCCGCCGGAGCGGGTCACGCTGACCCGTCCGGTGATCAATTCCTCCAAGCGCGTCTGGCTGGTTCTCACCGGCGCCGACAAGGCCTCGGCGCTCGGGCTCGCACTCGCGGGCGCCAGCTACACGAACGTGCCCGCAGCGGGCGCCAAGGGGCGCAAGCGCACGATCTTCTTCGTCGATCAGGCTGCCGCGTCGGAGGTCTCGGAAGACCTCATCGAACAGGTCTACTGA
- a CDS encoding DMT family transporter — translation MAEADVGNQLVGVFQNPALLLGIPLALAGAVFMSLGAQYQHRGVEKVERLSGADGASGLSADQLKRLLTRPSWILGTLMLGLAIVCQLAALSAAPLIVVQPLGAIALVITTLLNARVSGHTPTRKSLIAIGACVGGIFIFVIFAALFAVEQEITDRELFVILAILLVVIIVLGGFWLILRHRMRALFYVVGAGILYGFVATLAKAVIKRVQAGEFDWVTLVCVIALVAASAVGAYFVQTAYSSGPPDLVIAGLTVVDPMIAVLIGMLVLGEAAAAPPWVLVCFGVAGAIAIWGVVGLARYHPQVLSESQELGIVRGSVASDSSNGSDATRRPGTEYGPGVESSDQ, via the coding sequence ATGGCAGAGGCGGATGTCGGCAACCAGCTCGTCGGCGTCTTCCAGAACCCCGCGTTGCTGCTCGGCATCCCCTTGGCGCTCGCGGGCGCTGTGTTCATGTCGCTCGGAGCCCAATACCAGCACCGCGGCGTCGAGAAGGTCGAGCGCCTCAGCGGTGCGGACGGAGCGAGCGGTCTGAGCGCCGACCAGCTCAAACGACTGCTGACCAGGCCGTCATGGATCCTCGGCACGCTCATGCTCGGCCTGGCGATCGTCTGCCAGCTCGCGGCGCTCTCCGCTGCCCCGCTGATCGTCGTCCAGCCGCTCGGCGCGATCGCGCTCGTGATCACCACTCTGCTCAATGCCCGTGTGTCCGGGCACACACCCACCAGGAAGTCGCTCATAGCCATAGGGGCGTGCGTGGGCGGCATCTTCATCTTCGTCATCTTCGCTGCACTGTTCGCCGTGGAGCAGGAGATCACCGATCGCGAGCTCTTCGTGATCCTCGCGATCCTGCTGGTCGTGATCATCGTGCTCGGCGGATTCTGGCTGATCCTGCGCCACCGCATGCGGGCTCTCTTCTACGTCGTCGGCGCCGGCATCCTCTACGGCTTCGTCGCAACGCTGGCCAAGGCCGTCATCAAGCGCGTGCAGGCCGGGGAGTTCGACTGGGTGACGCTGGTATGCGTGATCGCCCTGGTGGCGGCATCCGCCGTCGGTGCCTACTTCGTCCAGACCGCATACAGTTCCGGCCCGCCCGACCTTGTGATCGCCGGGCTGACCGTGGTCGATCCGATGATCGCGGTTCTGATCGGGATGCTGGTGCTCGGCGAAGCCGCGGCTGCGCCGCCATGGGTGCTCGTCTGCTTCGGAGTCGCCGGAGCGATCGCGATCTGGGGCGTGGTCGGTCTCGCCAGGTATCACCCGCAGGTGCTAAGTGAGAGCCAGGAACTCGGCATCGTCCGGGGGAGCGTCGCTTCGGACTCGTCCAACGGCTCAGACGCGACGCGCCGCCCAGGCACCGAGTACGGCCCAGGGGTGGAGAGCAGCGATCAGTAG
- the def gene encoding peptide deformylase, with translation MAVLPIRIMGDTVLHSPASPVAEIDDEVRTLVADMFETMDTAPGVGLAAPQVGVALRIYTYSYVDDDDQPWRGVLINPVLWMSPPEPGPPDPDEESEGCLSFPGERFPLRRADRVLVTGLDLDGAAVRIEVDGWRARIMQHEFDHLDGILYIDRLSDGDWKTVQKIARKRGWGKPGASWMPGVDDLEA, from the coding sequence GTGGCTGTTCTACCGATTCGCATCATGGGCGATACCGTTCTGCACTCCCCCGCATCGCCCGTCGCCGAGATCGATGACGAGGTCCGCACTCTCGTCGCCGACATGTTCGAGACCATGGACACAGCTCCTGGGGTCGGCCTCGCCGCTCCCCAGGTCGGCGTGGCTCTTCGCATCTACACGTATTCGTATGTGGACGATGACGACCAGCCGTGGCGCGGCGTGCTCATCAACCCGGTGCTGTGGATGTCTCCCCCTGAGCCCGGCCCCCCCGACCCGGACGAGGAGTCCGAGGGCTGCCTGTCCTTCCCCGGTGAGCGGTTCCCACTGCGCCGTGCCGACCGAGTGCTGGTGACCGGTCTGGACCTCGACGGCGCGGCGGTGCGCATCGAGGTGGACGGATGGCGGGCCCGCATCATGCAGCACGAGTTCGATCATCTCGACGGCATCCTCTACATCGATCGACTGTCCGACGGCGATTGGAAGACCGTCCAGAAGATCGCGCGCAAACGCGGATGGGGCAAGCCCGGTGCGAGCTGGATGCCCGGAGTCGACGACCTCGAAGCCTGA
- a CDS encoding ATP-binding cassette domain-containing protein: MSRRQHSSNVIDCFDLVIDRIGHGAPTRAVDGVTFALSPGDLICVAGPTGSGKSTLVAALAGSTDPSVRIVGGTAEVCGVNVRKPGRRHRELTYLTGFIPQGAGADLPPTLTVSEVIAEPILIREKRVNSKALSIRIATLLDELHLPLGTAAKFPYELSAGMRQRVAIARAFVLEPRVLIADEPLANLDLEVRPVVFDAITRRRNGQGMGALLVTNDAAFIRELNAETLMLRAGHVVARGVGKDLLWVPNGEADSLGR, from the coding sequence ATGTCCCGAAGGCAACACTCCTCGAACGTGATCGACTGCTTCGATCTGGTCATCGATCGGATCGGGCACGGAGCCCCCACGCGCGCCGTCGACGGAGTCACCTTCGCGCTCTCTCCCGGCGACCTGATCTGCGTCGCCGGTCCCACCGGATCCGGCAAGTCCACGCTGGTCGCGGCTCTCGCGGGTTCCACGGACCCATCGGTGCGCATCGTCGGCGGCACCGCCGAAGTCTGCGGCGTGAACGTGCGAAAGCCCGGTCGGCGGCATCGCGAGCTGACATACCTCACCGGGTTCATCCCTCAGGGTGCCGGCGCCGATCTTCCGCCGACGCTCACGGTGAGTGAAGTGATCGCAGAGCCGATCCTCATCCGCGAGAAGCGCGTCAACAGCAAGGCGCTCTCGATCCGCATCGCGACGCTGCTGGACGAGCTGCATCTGCCGCTCGGCACGGCGGCGAAGTTCCCGTACGAGCTCAGCGCCGGCATGCGTCAGCGGGTTGCGATCGCACGGGCCTTCGTCCTCGAGCCGCGGGTGCTCATCGCCGACGAGCCGCTCGCGAATCTCGATCTCGAAGTGCGGCCGGTCGTGTTCGACGCGATCACCAGGCGCCGCAACGGGCAGGGGATGGGAGCGCTGCTCGTCACGAACGATGCGGCGTTCATCCGTGAGCTCAATGCCGAGACGCTGATGCTGCGTGCCGGTCACGTGGTGGCGCGGGGCGTCGGCAAGGACCTGCTCTGGGTGCCCAACGGCGAGGCGGATTCGCTCGGCCGCTGA
- the dnaG gene encoding DNA primase, giving the protein MPRIRQADVDEVKSRTNIGDIVGERVALKSAGVGSLKGLCPFHDEKSPSFHVRPQVGYYHCFGCGESGDVYSFLREMDHVSFTEAVERLAGRIGYTLHYEDGGSAPENSGRSRLYAANTAAAEFFRGQLLSAEAETGRKFLGERGFDAGAAAHFGVGYAPRGWEGMMKALTAQGFTRDELLAAGLVSQGQRGVYDRFRGRLVWPIRDVTGQTIGFGARKLYDDDQGPKYLNTPETIIYKKAQVLYGLDLAKRDISRGDPRRVVVVEGYTDVMACHLAGLTTAVATCGTAFGAEHIKVLRRVMGDDNASGEVVFTFDGDEAGQKAALRAFTEDDRFNAQTFVAVAPNGLDPCDLRLQRGDAAVRGLMDAKVPMFEFAIDRRLSGFDLATVEGQVGALRAAAPIVAEIRDRLLRPGYERMLARRLGMDPTEVRAEVERAGRAGANHAPARREPAEAVPAGSEPTAVAPVTLASLPRTADVALERGAMMGALQYGHQIDQATLARAFEVPFRHPALEAIREVVVAASDRTRVGWAMDAVNAVREPYRLLAGELLMSPFPARDEEGAARSTADLFRRMILRNLDREKNELLGAVQRVPADSDGGRALRMRLRDLDIERQRFTES; this is encoded by the coding sequence ATGCCGAGGATCCGCCAGGCAGACGTCGATGAGGTGAAGTCGCGCACCAACATCGGCGACATCGTCGGAGAACGCGTCGCATTGAAGTCGGCCGGCGTCGGCTCGCTCAAGGGGCTCTGCCCGTTCCACGACGAGAAGAGCCCCAGCTTCCACGTGCGCCCGCAGGTCGGCTATTACCACTGCTTCGGCTGCGGAGAATCCGGCGACGTGTACTCGTTCCTGCGGGAGATGGATCACGTCAGCTTCACCGAGGCGGTCGAGCGCCTCGCGGGACGCATCGGCTACACCCTGCACTACGAGGACGGCGGGTCGGCACCGGAGAACAGCGGCCGCAGCCGCCTGTACGCGGCGAACACCGCGGCAGCCGAGTTCTTCCGCGGCCAACTGCTGTCGGCCGAAGCGGAGACCGGCCGGAAGTTCCTCGGAGAACGCGGCTTCGACGCCGGTGCCGCAGCCCATTTCGGCGTCGGCTACGCGCCGCGCGGATGGGAAGGGATGATGAAGGCCCTCACCGCGCAGGGATTCACGCGCGACGAGCTGCTCGCGGCCGGACTCGTGTCACAGGGACAGCGCGGGGTGTACGACAGATTCCGCGGACGGCTGGTCTGGCCGATCCGCGATGTCACAGGACAGACCATCGGCTTCGGCGCCCGCAAGCTGTATGACGACGACCAGGGGCCGAAGTACCTGAACACTCCCGAGACGATCATCTACAAGAAGGCCCAGGTGCTCTACGGGCTCGACCTGGCCAAGCGCGACATCTCTCGAGGCGATCCGCGACGCGTCGTGGTCGTCGAGGGGTACACCGACGTCATGGCGTGCCACCTTGCGGGTCTGACCACAGCTGTCGCGACCTGTGGCACGGCGTTCGGCGCGGAGCACATCAAGGTTCTGCGCCGTGTGATGGGCGACGACAACGCCTCGGGGGAGGTCGTGTTCACGTTCGACGGCGACGAGGCGGGCCAGAAGGCGGCGCTGCGCGCCTTCACAGAGGATGACCGCTTCAACGCGCAGACCTTCGTCGCCGTGGCCCCGAACGGTCTCGATCCGTGCGATCTGAGGCTGCAGCGCGGCGACGCTGCGGTGCGTGGGCTCATGGACGCCAAGGTGCCGATGTTCGAGTTCGCGATCGACCGCAGACTCAGCGGTTTCGACCTCGCCACCGTCGAGGGGCAGGTCGGCGCGCTGCGAGCGGCAGCACCGATCGTGGCCGAGATCCGCGATCGCCTGCTGCGCCCAGGGTACGAGCGGATGCTCGCCCGACGTCTGGGCATGGACCCGACCGAGGTGCGCGCCGAGGTGGAGCGTGCTGGTCGTGCAGGAGCGAACCACGCTCCTGCACGACGCGAACCGGCAGAGGCTGTGCCGGCGGGTTCGGAGCCGACGGCAGTCGCACCCGTGACGCTGGCGAGCCTGCCGCGCACGGCCGACGTCGCACTCGAGCGCGGCGCGATGATGGGAGCCCTGCAGTACGGGCATCAGATCGATCAGGCCACGCTGGCGCGCGCATTCGAGGTGCCGTTCCGCCACCCGGCGTTGGAAGCGATCCGCGAAGTCGTCGTCGCCGCATCCGACCGTACGCGCGTCGGATGGGCGATGGATGCTGTCAACGCGGTGCGCGAGCCGTACCGCTTGCTCGCCGGGGAGCTGCTGATGTCGCCGTTCCCGGCACGCGATGAGGAGGGGGCGGCCAGATCGACGGCGGATCTGTTCCGGCGCATGATCCTGCGCAACCTCGATCGGGAGAAGAACGAGCTGCTCGGCGCTGTGCAGAGAGTGCCTGCGGATTCGGACGGCGGCCGGGCATTGCGCATGCGCCTGCGCGATCTCGACATCGAGCGCCAGCGCTTCACCGAGTCGTAA
- a CDS encoding deoxyguanosinetriphosphate triphosphohydrolase produces the protein MVVDPSTAEPVAAFGGARIDGYDARDTARFVSEQHRSERDDFARDRARVLHSAGLRRLAAKTQVLSPASTADFARNRLTHSLEVAQVGRELAGALGVSADVVDTACLSHDLGHPPFGHNGERALNEWAEPIGGFEGNAQSLRILTRLEAKVLDADGHSVGLNLTRASLDATCKYPWTVDSPVPDPGGRLKFGVYPEDEDVFRWMREDAPGRLRCIEAEIMDLSDDIAYSVHDFEDAIVNGYLDVATLSNPKQHDALVGRVQQWVGYDFTREELADALYRLTSQPMWLKSFDRSRRDLAGLKNLTSDLIGRFARAAVAATRETYRGPALARYSAHVVVPRVVEAEIAVLKGIMGQAIVTIEARKGVYKEQRRVLKRLADALWSTDALWTAGADVLEPAFAADFHDAETDAQRARVVVDQIASLTDQTALDWHSRLVGDVDPAEVGIWSPRHVRQRSGAHEDERALAERAN, from the coding sequence GTGGTGGTTGATCCTTCGACCGCTGAGCCTGTCGCAGCGTTTGGCGGTGCGCGGATCGACGGCTACGACGCGCGCGACACGGCGCGCTTCGTCAGTGAGCAGCACCGCTCAGAGCGTGATGACTTCGCCCGAGATCGTGCCAGAGTGCTGCACTCGGCCGGCCTGCGCCGTCTGGCGGCGAAGACGCAGGTGCTGAGCCCTGCGAGCACGGCTGACTTCGCCCGCAATCGGCTGACGCACTCGCTCGAGGTCGCGCAGGTCGGCCGAGAACTCGCCGGGGCTCTCGGCGTCTCGGCCGACGTCGTCGACACCGCCTGCCTCAGTCACGATCTGGGGCATCCGCCGTTCGGCCACAACGGCGAACGCGCCCTGAACGAATGGGCGGAGCCGATCGGCGGCTTCGAGGGCAACGCGCAGTCGCTGCGCATCCTCACCCGCCTGGAGGCGAAGGTCCTCGACGCGGACGGCCATTCCGTCGGGCTGAACCTCACGCGGGCGAGCCTCGACGCGACCTGCAAGTATCCGTGGACGGTCGACAGCCCCGTCCCCGATCCCGGCGGACGTCTGAAGTTCGGCGTGTATCCCGAGGATGAGGACGTGTTCCGCTGGATGCGCGAGGACGCACCTGGGCGTCTGCGCTGCATCGAGGCGGAGATCATGGATCTCTCCGATGACATCGCCTATTCCGTGCACGACTTCGAAGACGCGATCGTCAACGGCTACCTCGATGTGGCCACGCTGTCGAACCCGAAGCAACACGATGCGCTGGTCGGGCGCGTGCAGCAATGGGTCGGGTACGACTTCACCAGGGAAGAGCTCGCCGACGCTCTCTACCGCCTGACGAGCCAGCCGATGTGGCTGAAGTCCTTCGACCGCTCACGCCGCGATCTCGCCGGGCTCAAGAACCTCACCAGCGACCTGATCGGCCGCTTCGCGCGCGCCGCCGTCGCCGCGACGCGTGAGACCTATCGGGGCCCGGCGCTCGCCCGGTACAGCGCGCACGTCGTCGTGCCGCGGGTGGTGGAGGCGGAGATCGCCGTACTCAAGGGCATCATGGGACAGGCGATCGTGACGATCGAGGCCCGCAAGGGCGTCTACAAGGAGCAGCGACGCGTGCTCAAGCGCCTTGCCGATGCACTCTGGTCGACCGATGCGCTGTGGACGGCGGGAGCAGATGTGCTCGAGCCCGCCTTCGCGGCGGACTTCCACGACGCGGAGACGGATGCGCAGCGCGCGCGAGTGGTCGTCGACCAGATCGCCAGCCTGACGGATCAGACGGCCCTGGATTGGCACAGCAGGCTCGTCGGCGATGTCGACCCTGCTGAGGTCGGCATCTGGTCCCCGCGTCATGTTAGGCAGCGCTCCGGCGCGCACGAGGACGAACGGGCACTCGCCGAAAGGGCGAACTGA
- the dusB gene encoding tRNA dihydrouridine synthase DusB has protein sequence MTLASAPARALRIGPIDLDVPVVLAPMAGITNTAFRLLCREYGAGLYVSEMITSRALVERNDTTMRLIRHHESETPRSIQLYGVDPKTIAEAVRIIVAEDHADHIDLNFGCPVPKVTRKGGGAALPWKTGLFAEIVDQAVKAAGDIPLTVKMRKGIDADHLTFLDAGRAAEDAGAAAVALHARTASEFYSGHADWNAIGELKQAVTSIPVLGNGDIWSADDAVRMMAETDCDGVVVGRGCLGRPWLFGDLAAAFGAESRPVDATLGFVADAFRRHAQLLVEFLEDEDHGCRDIRKHVAWYFKGYPVGSDVRTGLATAQSLAHIDDLLGQLDRDAPYPGADAEGQRGRAGRPKRPALPDKWLDSRDVAGDTGEMLRGAEIENSGG, from the coding sequence ATGACTCTCGCTTCCGCCCCCGCTCGCGCCCTGCGCATCGGCCCGATCGACCTCGACGTGCCTGTCGTCCTCGCACCCATGGCGGGCATCACCAACACCGCGTTCCGTCTCCTGTGCCGTGAATACGGCGCGGGCCTCTACGTCAGCGAGATGATCACGTCTCGCGCGCTGGTGGAACGCAACGACACGACGATGCGGCTCATCCGCCACCACGAGAGCGAGACGCCGCGGTCTATCCAGCTCTACGGCGTCGACCCGAAGACCATCGCCGAGGCGGTGCGCATCATCGTGGCGGAAGACCACGCCGACCACATTGACCTGAACTTCGGATGCCCCGTCCCCAAGGTCACCCGCAAGGGCGGGGGAGCAGCGCTGCCGTGGAAGACCGGTCTGTTCGCGGAGATCGTCGATCAGGCGGTCAAGGCCGCCGGAGACATCCCGCTGACGGTGAAGATGCGCAAGGGCATCGATGCCGACCACCTCACGTTCCTCGACGCCGGGCGCGCCGCCGAAGACGCCGGTGCCGCTGCCGTCGCCCTGCATGCCCGCACCGCGAGCGAGTTCTACTCCGGCCACGCCGACTGGAACGCGATCGGCGAGTTGAAGCAGGCTGTCACGAGCATCCCGGTGCTCGGAAACGGCGACATCTGGTCGGCCGATGACGCCGTGCGGATGATGGCCGAGACCGACTGCGACGGCGTCGTCGTCGGGCGCGGATGCCTGGGCCGCCCGTGGCTGTTCGGCGATCTCGCCGCAGCGTTCGGCGCCGAGTCTCGACCGGTCGACGCCACCCTCGGTTTCGTCGCCGATGCCTTCCGCCGGCATGCGCAGCTGCTGGTCGAGTTCCTCGAGGACGAGGATCACGGATGCCGCGATATCCGCAAGCACGTCGCATGGTACTTCAAGGGCTATCCGGTCGGCAGTGACGTGCGCACCGGCCTCGCCACTGCGCAGAGCCTCGCCCACATCGATGACCTGCTCGGTCAGCTCGACCGTGATGCGCCGTATCCCGGAGCGGATGCCGAGGGTCAGCGCGGTCGTGCCGGTCGCCCGAAGCGCCCTGCTCTGCCCGACAAGTGGCTGGACTCACGTGATGTCGCCGGCGACACCGGCGAGATGCTGCGCGGCGCGGAGATCGAGAACAGTGGTGGTTGA
- a CDS encoding glutathione peroxidase, which translates to MTETSVRQIPFTDATGAEKTLDDLGADVLLVVNVASKCGLTPQYEQLEQLQRTYGDRGFSVVGFPSNQFMGQEPGSVEQILEFCSTTYGVTFPVNDKVKVNGRNATELYKALKETQDAGGKAGRVEWNFEKFLVLPDGSVKRFRPKQKPDAPEIVEAIEGALVR; encoded by the coding sequence ATGACCGAAACCAGCGTGCGCCAGATCCCATTCACCGATGCCACCGGCGCCGAGAAGACGCTCGACGACCTGGGGGCCGATGTTCTGCTCGTCGTCAACGTGGCATCGAAGTGCGGTCTCACGCCCCAGTACGAGCAGCTCGAGCAGTTGCAGCGCACCTACGGCGACCGCGGCTTCAGCGTCGTCGGGTTCCCGAGCAACCAGTTCATGGGTCAGGAGCCCGGTTCGGTCGAGCAGATCCTGGAGTTCTGCTCCACCACGTACGGCGTGACCTTCCCCGTGAACGACAAGGTCAAGGTCAACGGCAGGAACGCCACCGAGCTCTACAAGGCGCTCAAGGAGACGCAGGACGCCGGCGGCAAGGCCGGACGTGTGGAATGGAACTTCGAGAAGTTCCTGGTGCTGCCGGACGGTTCGGTCAAGCGCTTCCGTCCGAAGCAGAAGCCGGACGCCCCCGAGATCGTCGAGGCGATCGAGGGCGCCCTGGTCCGCTAG
- a CDS encoding DsbA family oxidoreductase — protein MSQPISIDIWSDIACPWCYIGKRNLETGLAAVAGDEDAPKVTVTFHSFELSPDTPVDFDGDEIDFLAGHKGMPRDQVVGMLDNVTGIAKNAGLEYRFDLLKHTNTVKAHELLHHAKANDLQHEMEERLMSAYFTEGKHVGRIDDLIELAVEVGLDADEARAALESEKHLPDVRQDQAQARAYGIQGVPFFVIDGQYGISGAQPPATFENVLRDLWAKRGESDSAPADQEEAAV, from the coding sequence GTGAGCCAACCTATCTCGATTGACATCTGGTCCGACATCGCCTGCCCGTGGTGCTACATCGGCAAGCGCAACCTCGAAACAGGTCTTGCGGCGGTCGCCGGCGACGAAGACGCTCCGAAGGTCACCGTCACCTTCCACTCGTTCGAACTCTCGCCCGACACTCCTGTCGACTTCGACGGAGACGAGATCGACTTCCTCGCCGGCCACAAGGGCATGCCCCGTGACCAGGTGGTGGGCATGCTCGACAACGTGACCGGCATTGCCAAGAACGCCGGCCTGGAGTACCGCTTCGATCTGCTGAAGCACACGAACACGGTCAAGGCGCACGAACTGCTGCACCATGCCAAGGCGAACGATCTGCAGCACGAGATGGAAGAGCGCCTGATGTCGGCGTACTTCACCGAGGGCAAGCATGTCGGGCGCATCGACGACCTGATCGAGCTGGCGGTCGAGGTCGGGCTCGACGCCGATGAGGCTCGCGCGGCGCTCGAGAGTGAGAAGCACCTCCCGGATGTCCGTCAGGACCAGGCGCAGGCTCGCGCCTACGGCATCCAGGGCGTGCCGTTCTTCGTGATCGACGGTCAGTACGGTATCTCGGGCGCACAGCCGCCGGCCACGTTCGAGAACGTGCTGCGAGACCTCTGGGCCAAACGCGGCGAGAGCGACTCCGCACCGGCGGATCAGGAAGAAGCCGCGGTCTAG
- a CDS encoding P-loop NTPase family protein, whose protein sequence is MLSADDPLPFQPERVLIAGVTGSGKTTLARRIAARWNLTHQELDALYHGPGWTPRPEFLDEVRAFAATDRWVTEWQYTSKGTNTVLPRSADLLLWLDYPYGVARRRLIRRTWKRRILRTKLWNGNVEPNLWHALTVRGDENILDWQRRTRHKWSERMPQIEAEHPHLTIVRLTHPRETERWLAHQRGVERAKRDETG, encoded by the coding sequence ATGCTCTCAGCCGACGATCCGCTCCCCTTCCAGCCGGAGCGCGTGCTGATCGCCGGCGTCACCGGCTCGGGGAAGACCACGCTCGCACGGCGGATCGCGGCCCGCTGGAATCTCACGCACCAGGAGCTCGACGCGCTCTACCACGGACCCGGCTGGACACCCCGACCTGAGTTCCTCGACGAAGTGCGCGCATTCGCCGCAACGGACCGGTGGGTGACCGAGTGGCAGTACACATCCAAGGGAACGAACACGGTCCTCCCGCGAAGTGCTGATCTGCTGCTGTGGCTCGACTACCCGTACGGCGTCGCACGCCGACGGCTCATCCGTCGCACCTGGAAGCGTCGCATCCTACGCACGAAGCTCTGGAACGGGAACGTCGAGCCGAACCTGTGGCATGCGCTCACCGTGCGCGGCGACGAGAACATCCTCGACTGGCAGCGCCGCACTCGCCACAAGTGGAGCGAGCGGATGCCGCAGATCGAAGCAGAGCACCCGCATCTGACGATCGTCCGGCTCACGCATCCGCGCGAGACGGAGCGCTGGCTCGCACACCAGCGGGGCGTTGAGCGAGCGAAGCGAGACGAAACGGGCTGA
- a CDS encoding P-loop NTPase family protein produces the protein MLSADDPLPFRPERVLIAGVTGSGKTSLAGRIARLWSLEHIEIDSLFHGPDWTPRPEFLDDVRAFAATDRWVTEWQYTSKGTDEIMTPRAQLALWLDYPYRVVRSRLIRRTLGRSILRTEMYNGNVEKPLWKLLATRDPGENILAWQTKTLGFWTAKMPDVRERFPHLTIVRLRHPRETERWLQSQADGASTAPPKRRSRDT, from the coding sequence ATGCTCTCAGCCGACGATCCGCTCCCGTTCCGGCCCGAGCGCGTGCTGATCGCCGGCGTCACCGGTTCGGGAAAGACGTCCCTCGCCGGCCGCATCGCACGTCTCTGGTCGCTCGAACACATCGAGATCGACTCGCTCTTCCACGGCCCGGACTGGACCCCGCGTCCGGAGTTCCTCGACGACGTGCGCGCATTCGCCGCAACGGACCGGTGGGTGACCGAGTGGCAGTACACCAGCAAGGGCACGGATGAGATCATGACGCCGCGCGCGCAGCTCGCGCTCTGGCTGGACTATCCGTATCGAGTGGTGCGCTCGCGACTGATCCGTCGCACTCTGGGCCGCAGCATCCTGCGCACCGAGATGTACAACGGCAACGTCGAGAAGCCCTTGTGGAAGCTGCTGGCGACCCGCGATCCTGGCGAGAACATCCTCGCGTGGCAGACCAAGACGCTGGGGTTCTGGACGGCGAAGATGCCAGACGTCCGAGAGCGATTCCCCCATCTCACGATCGTGCGGCTGCGACACCCGCGCGAGACGGAGCGCTGGCTGCAATCTCAGGCGGACGGCGCATCCACCGCGCCGCCGAAGCGGCGATCGCGCGACACATAG